Proteins found in one Canis aureus isolate CA01 chromosome 19, VMU_Caureus_v.1.0, whole genome shotgun sequence genomic segment:
- the DPP9 gene encoding dipeptidyl peptidase 9 isoform X1, whose translation MRKVKKLRLDHENTEGWRSFSLNSEGTESMATGAPVSDRGDTVEMEDPASRFQVQKHSWDGLRNIIHGSRKNSGLIVNKAPHDFQFVQKTDESSPHSHRLYYLGMPYGSRENSLLYSEIPRKVRKEALLLLSWKQMLDHFQATPHHGVYSREEELLRERKRLGVFGITSYDFHSESGLFLFQASNSLFHCRDGGKNGFMVSPMKPLEIKTQCTGPRMDPKICLADPAFFSFINSNDLWVANIETGEERRLTFCHRGSPSVLDDPRSAGVATFVIQEEFDRFTGYWWCPAASWEGPEGCKTLRILYEEVDESEVEIIHVPSPALEERKTDCYRYPRTGSKNPKIALKLAEFQTDSQGKIVATREKELVQPFSVLFPKVEYIARAGWTRDGKYAWAMFLDRPQQRLQLVLLPPALFIPTTENEEERVAFARAVPRNIQPHVVYEEVTDVWINVHDIFYPFPQSEGEDELCFIRANECKTGFCHLYKVTAILKPSGYDWSEPLSPGEDEFKCPIKEEIALTSGEWEVLARHGSKIWVNEETKLVYFQGTKDTPLEHHLYVVSYESAGEIVRLTTPGFSHSCSMSQNFDMFISHYSSVGTPPCVHVYKLSGPDDDPLHKQPRFWASMMEAASCPPDYVPPEIFHFHTRSDVRLYGMIYKPHAVQPGKKHPTVLFVYGGPQVQLVNNSFKGIKYLRLNTLASLGYAVVVIDGRGSCQRGLRFEGALKNQMGQVEIEDQVEGLQFVAEKYGFIDLSRVAIHGWSYGGFLSLMGLIHKPQVFKVAIAGAPVTVWMAYDTGYTERYMDVPENNQLGYEAGSVALHVEKLPNEPNRLLILHGFLDENVHFFHTNFLVSQLIRAGKPYQLQIYPNERHSIRCPESGEHYEVTLLHFLQEYL comes from the exons ATGCGGAAGGTTAAGAAGCTCCGCCTGGATCACGAGAACACAGAAGGTTGGAGAAG CTTCTCGCTGAATTCCGAGGGGACAGAGAGCATGGCTACAGGGGCACCAGTGTCCGACCGGGGTGACACCGTCGAGATGGAGGACCCGGCATCCCGCTTCCAGGTGCAGAAGCACTCGTGGGACGGGCTCCGGAACATCATCCACGGCAGCCGCAAGAACTCAGGCCTGATTGTCAACAAGGCTCCACACGACTTCCAGTTTGTGCAGAAGACGGACGAGTCGAGCCCCCACTCCCACCGCCTCTACTACCTGG GGATGCCTTATGGCAGCCGCGAGAACTCCCTCCTCTACTCGGAGATTCCCAGGAAGGTCCGGAAAGAGGCCCTGCTGCTCCTGTCCTGGAAGCAGATGCTGGATCACTTCCAG GCCACTCCCCACCATGGGGTCTACTCCCGGGAAGAGGAGCTCCTTCGGGAGCGGAAACGCTTGGGGGTCTTCGGCATCACCTCCTATGACTTCCACAGCGAGAGCGGGCTCTTCCTCTTCCAGGCCAGCAATAGCCTCTTCCACTGTCGCGATGGGGGCAAGAATGGCTTCATG gtgtcccccatgaAACCCCTGGAGATCAAGACCCAGTGCACCGGGCCCCGGATGGACCCCAAGATCTGCCTTGCCGACCCTGCCTTCTTCTCCTTCATCAACAGCAATGACCTGTGGGTGGCCAACATCGAGACCGGCGAAGAGCGGCGGCTGACGTTTTGCCACAGAG GTTCACCCAGTGTCCTTGATGACCCCAGGTCTGCAGGCGTGGCCACCTTTGTCATCCAGGAGGAATTTGACCGCTTCACTGGCTACTGGTGGTGCCCTGCAGCCTCCTGGGAGG gtCCAGAAGGCTGTAAGACACTACGGATCCTGTATGAAGAGGTTGATGAGTCAGAGGTGGAGATCATTCACGTGCCCTCTCCCGCActagaagaaaggaagacagactGCTACCGGTACCCCAGGACAG GCAGCAAGAATCCCAAGATTGCCTTGAAGCTGGCCGAGTTTCAGACTGATAGTCAGGGCAAG ATCGTGGCGACGCGAGAGAAGGAGCTGGTGCAGCCCTTCAGCGTGCTCTTCCCCAAGGTGGAGTACATCGCCAGGGCCGGGTGGACCCGGGACGGCAAGTA TGCCTGGGCTATGTTCCTGGACCGGCCCCAGCAGCGGCTCCAGCTCGTCCTACTGCCTCCAGCCCTGTTCATCCCCACCACCGAGAACGAGGAGGAGCGGGTGGCCTTTGCCAGAGCAGTGCCCAGGAACATCCAGCCGCACGTAGTGTACGAGGAGGTCACCGATGTGTGGATCAAC GTGCACGACATCTTCTATCCCTTCCcccagtcagagggagaggatgagCTCTGCTTCATCCGTGCCAACGAGTGCAAGACTGGCTTCTGCCACTTGTACAAGGTCACCGCCATCTTAAAGCCCAGTGGCTACGACTGGAGTGAGCCTCTCAGCCCTGGGGAAG ATGAATTTAAATGCCCCATCAAGGAGGAGATCGCGCTGACTAGCGGTGAATGGGAGGTTTTGGCAAGGCACGGCTCCAAG ATCTGGGTCAACGAGGAGACGAAGCTGGTGTACTTCCAAGGTACAAAGGACACGCCCCTGGAGCACCACCTCTACGTGGTCAGCTATGAGTCGGCAGGCGAGATCGTGCGCCTTACCACACCCGGCTTCTCCCACAGCTGCTCCATGAGCCAG AATTTCGACATGTTCATCAGCCACTACAGCAGCGTGGGCACACCACCCTGCGTGCACGTCTATAAGCTGAGCGGCCCTGATGATGACCCTCTGCACAAGCAGCCCCGCTTCTGGGCCAGCATGATGGAGGCGGCCA GCTGCCCCCCGGATTATGTGCCCCCGGAAATCTTCCATTTCCACACGCGGTCAGACGTGCGGCTCTACGGCATGATCTACAAGCCCCACGCTGTGCAGCCAGGAAAGAAGCACCCCACTGTCCTCTTTGTGTATGGAGGCCCCCAG GTGCAGCTGGTGAATAACTCCTTCAAAGGAATCAAGTATTTGCGGCTCAACACGCTGGCGTCCCTGGGCTATGCCGTGGTCGTGATCGATGGCAGGGGCTCGTGTCAGCGAGGGCTTCGGTTCGAAGGGGCCCTGAAAAACCAAATG GGCCAGGTGGAGATCGAGGACCAGGTGGAGGGCTTGCAGTTTGTGGCCGAGAAGTATGGCTTCATCGACCTGAGCCGAGTTGCCATCCATGGGTGGTCGTACGGAGGCTTCCTCTCGCTCATGGGGCTGATCCATAAGCCCCAAGTGTTCAAG GTGGCCATCGCGGGCGCCCCGGTCACAGTCTGGATGGCCTACGACACAGGGTACACTGAGCGCTACATGGATGTCCCGGAGAACAACCAGCTTGGCTACGAGGCGGGTTCTGTAGCTCTGCACGTGGAGAAGCTGCCCAATGA GCCCAACCGCCTGCTCATCCTGCACGGCTTCCTGGATGAGAACGTGCACTTTTTCCACACAAACTTTCTTGTCTCCCAGCTGATCCGAGCAGGAAAACCTTACCAGCTCCAG ATCTACCCCAACGAGAGACACAGTATCCGCTGCCCCGAGTCCGGCGAGCACTATGAAGTCACACTGCTGCACTTTCTACAGGAATACCTCTGA
- the DPP9 gene encoding dipeptidyl peptidase 9 isoform X3, with translation MRKVKKLRLDHENTEGWRSFSLNSEGTESMATGAPVSDRGDTVEMEDPASRFQVQKHSWDGLRNIIHGSRKNSGLIVNKAPHDFQFVQKTDESSPHSHRLYYLGMPYGSRENSLLYSEIPRKVRKEALLLLSWKQMLDHFQATPHHGVYSREEELLRERKRLGVFGITSYDFHSESGLFLFQASNSLFHCRDGGKNGFMVSPMKPLEIKTQCTGPRMDPKICLADPAFFSFINSNDLWVANIETGEERRLTFCHRGSPSVLDDPRSAGVATFVIQEEFDRFTGYWWCPAASWEGPEGCKTLRILYEEVDESEVEIIHVPSPALEERKTDCYRYPRTGSKNPKIALKLAEFQTDSQGKIVATREKELVQPFSVLFPKVEYIARAGWTRDGKYAWAMFLDRPQQRLQLVLLPPALFIPTTENEEERVAFARAVPRNIQPHVVYEEVTDVWINVHDIFYPFPQSEGEDELCFIRANECKTGFCHLYKVTAILKPSGYDWSEPLSPGEDEFKCPIKEEIALTSGEWEVLARHGSKIWVNEETKLVYFQGTKDTPLEHHLYVVSYESAGEIVRLTTPGFSHSCSMSQNFDMFISHYSSVGTPPCVHVYKLSGPDDDPLHKQPRFWASMMEAASCPPDYVPPEIFHFHTRSDVRLYGMIYKPHAVQPGKKHPTVLFVYGGPQVQLVNNSFKGIKYLRLNTLASLGYAVVVIDGRGSCQRGLRFEGALKNQMGQVEIEDQVEGLQFVAEKYGFIDLSRVAIHGWSYGGFLSLMGLIHKPQVFKPHGAEPPSSLPATADPRMASGCTKPRQQLSVGG, from the exons ATGCGGAAGGTTAAGAAGCTCCGCCTGGATCACGAGAACACAGAAGGTTGGAGAAG CTTCTCGCTGAATTCCGAGGGGACAGAGAGCATGGCTACAGGGGCACCAGTGTCCGACCGGGGTGACACCGTCGAGATGGAGGACCCGGCATCCCGCTTCCAGGTGCAGAAGCACTCGTGGGACGGGCTCCGGAACATCATCCACGGCAGCCGCAAGAACTCAGGCCTGATTGTCAACAAGGCTCCACACGACTTCCAGTTTGTGCAGAAGACGGACGAGTCGAGCCCCCACTCCCACCGCCTCTACTACCTGG GGATGCCTTATGGCAGCCGCGAGAACTCCCTCCTCTACTCGGAGATTCCCAGGAAGGTCCGGAAAGAGGCCCTGCTGCTCCTGTCCTGGAAGCAGATGCTGGATCACTTCCAG GCCACTCCCCACCATGGGGTCTACTCCCGGGAAGAGGAGCTCCTTCGGGAGCGGAAACGCTTGGGGGTCTTCGGCATCACCTCCTATGACTTCCACAGCGAGAGCGGGCTCTTCCTCTTCCAGGCCAGCAATAGCCTCTTCCACTGTCGCGATGGGGGCAAGAATGGCTTCATG gtgtcccccatgaAACCCCTGGAGATCAAGACCCAGTGCACCGGGCCCCGGATGGACCCCAAGATCTGCCTTGCCGACCCTGCCTTCTTCTCCTTCATCAACAGCAATGACCTGTGGGTGGCCAACATCGAGACCGGCGAAGAGCGGCGGCTGACGTTTTGCCACAGAG GTTCACCCAGTGTCCTTGATGACCCCAGGTCTGCAGGCGTGGCCACCTTTGTCATCCAGGAGGAATTTGACCGCTTCACTGGCTACTGGTGGTGCCCTGCAGCCTCCTGGGAGG gtCCAGAAGGCTGTAAGACACTACGGATCCTGTATGAAGAGGTTGATGAGTCAGAGGTGGAGATCATTCACGTGCCCTCTCCCGCActagaagaaaggaagacagactGCTACCGGTACCCCAGGACAG GCAGCAAGAATCCCAAGATTGCCTTGAAGCTGGCCGAGTTTCAGACTGATAGTCAGGGCAAG ATCGTGGCGACGCGAGAGAAGGAGCTGGTGCAGCCCTTCAGCGTGCTCTTCCCCAAGGTGGAGTACATCGCCAGGGCCGGGTGGACCCGGGACGGCAAGTA TGCCTGGGCTATGTTCCTGGACCGGCCCCAGCAGCGGCTCCAGCTCGTCCTACTGCCTCCAGCCCTGTTCATCCCCACCACCGAGAACGAGGAGGAGCGGGTGGCCTTTGCCAGAGCAGTGCCCAGGAACATCCAGCCGCACGTAGTGTACGAGGAGGTCACCGATGTGTGGATCAAC GTGCACGACATCTTCTATCCCTTCCcccagtcagagggagaggatgagCTCTGCTTCATCCGTGCCAACGAGTGCAAGACTGGCTTCTGCCACTTGTACAAGGTCACCGCCATCTTAAAGCCCAGTGGCTACGACTGGAGTGAGCCTCTCAGCCCTGGGGAAG ATGAATTTAAATGCCCCATCAAGGAGGAGATCGCGCTGACTAGCGGTGAATGGGAGGTTTTGGCAAGGCACGGCTCCAAG ATCTGGGTCAACGAGGAGACGAAGCTGGTGTACTTCCAAGGTACAAAGGACACGCCCCTGGAGCACCACCTCTACGTGGTCAGCTATGAGTCGGCAGGCGAGATCGTGCGCCTTACCACACCCGGCTTCTCCCACAGCTGCTCCATGAGCCAG AATTTCGACATGTTCATCAGCCACTACAGCAGCGTGGGCACACCACCCTGCGTGCACGTCTATAAGCTGAGCGGCCCTGATGATGACCCTCTGCACAAGCAGCCCCGCTTCTGGGCCAGCATGATGGAGGCGGCCA GCTGCCCCCCGGATTATGTGCCCCCGGAAATCTTCCATTTCCACACGCGGTCAGACGTGCGGCTCTACGGCATGATCTACAAGCCCCACGCTGTGCAGCCAGGAAAGAAGCACCCCACTGTCCTCTTTGTGTATGGAGGCCCCCAG GTGCAGCTGGTGAATAACTCCTTCAAAGGAATCAAGTATTTGCGGCTCAACACGCTGGCGTCCCTGGGCTATGCCGTGGTCGTGATCGATGGCAGGGGCTCGTGTCAGCGAGGGCTTCGGTTCGAAGGGGCCCTGAAAAACCAAATG GGCCAGGTGGAGATCGAGGACCAGGTGGAGGGCTTGCAGTTTGTGGCCGAGAAGTATGGCTTCATCGACCTGAGCCGAGTTGCCATCCATGGGTGGTCGTACGGAGGCTTCCTCTCGCTCATGGGGCTGATCCATAAGCCCCAAGTGTTCAAG CCCCATGGGGCCGAGCCCCCCTCCTCATTGCCCGCCACTGCTGACCCCAGGATGGCATCCGGCTGCACAAAACCCCGCCAGCAGCTCTCTGTGGGAGGCTGA
- the DPP9 gene encoding dipeptidyl peptidase 9 isoform X2, protein MRKVKKLRLDHENTEGWRSFSLNSEGTESMATGAPVSDRGDTVEMEDPASRFQVQKHSWDGLRNIIHGSRKNSGLIVNKAPHDFQFVQKTDESSPHSHRLYYLGMPYGSRENSLLYSEIPRKVRKEALLLLSWKQMLDHFQATPHHGVYSREEELLRERKRLGVFGITSYDFHSESGLFLFQASNSLFHCRDGGKNGFMVSPMKPLEIKTQCTGPRMDPKICLADPAFFSFINSNDLWVANIETGEERRLTFCHRGSPSVLDDPRSAGVATFVIQEEFDRFTGYWWCPAASWEGPEGCKTLRILYEEVDESEVEIIHVPSPALEERKTDCYRYPRTGSKNPKIALKLAEFQTDSQGKIVATREKELVQPFSVLFPKVEYIARAGWTRDGKYAWAMFLDRPQQRLQLVLLPPALFIPTTENEEERVAFARAVPRNIQPHVVYEEVTDVWINVHDIFYPFPQSEGEDELCFIRANECKTGFCHLYKVTAILKPSGYDWSEPLSPGEDEFKCPIKEEIALTSGEWEVLARHGSKIWVNEETKLVYFQGTKDTPLEHHLYVVSYESAGEIVRLTTPGFSHSCSMSQNFDMFISHYSSVGTPPCVHVYKLSGPDDDPLHKQPRFWASMMEAASCPPDYVPPEIFHFHTRSDVRLYGMIYKPHAVQPGKKHPTVLFVYGGPQVQLVNNSFKGIKYLRLNTLASLGYAVVVIDGRGSCQRGLRFEGALKNQMGQVEIEDQVEGLQFVAEKYGFIDLSRVAIHGWSYGGFLSLMGLIHKPQVFKQPHGAEPPSSLPATADPRMASGCTKPRQQLSVGG, encoded by the exons ATGCGGAAGGTTAAGAAGCTCCGCCTGGATCACGAGAACACAGAAGGTTGGAGAAG CTTCTCGCTGAATTCCGAGGGGACAGAGAGCATGGCTACAGGGGCACCAGTGTCCGACCGGGGTGACACCGTCGAGATGGAGGACCCGGCATCCCGCTTCCAGGTGCAGAAGCACTCGTGGGACGGGCTCCGGAACATCATCCACGGCAGCCGCAAGAACTCAGGCCTGATTGTCAACAAGGCTCCACACGACTTCCAGTTTGTGCAGAAGACGGACGAGTCGAGCCCCCACTCCCACCGCCTCTACTACCTGG GGATGCCTTATGGCAGCCGCGAGAACTCCCTCCTCTACTCGGAGATTCCCAGGAAGGTCCGGAAAGAGGCCCTGCTGCTCCTGTCCTGGAAGCAGATGCTGGATCACTTCCAG GCCACTCCCCACCATGGGGTCTACTCCCGGGAAGAGGAGCTCCTTCGGGAGCGGAAACGCTTGGGGGTCTTCGGCATCACCTCCTATGACTTCCACAGCGAGAGCGGGCTCTTCCTCTTCCAGGCCAGCAATAGCCTCTTCCACTGTCGCGATGGGGGCAAGAATGGCTTCATG gtgtcccccatgaAACCCCTGGAGATCAAGACCCAGTGCACCGGGCCCCGGATGGACCCCAAGATCTGCCTTGCCGACCCTGCCTTCTTCTCCTTCATCAACAGCAATGACCTGTGGGTGGCCAACATCGAGACCGGCGAAGAGCGGCGGCTGACGTTTTGCCACAGAG GTTCACCCAGTGTCCTTGATGACCCCAGGTCTGCAGGCGTGGCCACCTTTGTCATCCAGGAGGAATTTGACCGCTTCACTGGCTACTGGTGGTGCCCTGCAGCCTCCTGGGAGG gtCCAGAAGGCTGTAAGACACTACGGATCCTGTATGAAGAGGTTGATGAGTCAGAGGTGGAGATCATTCACGTGCCCTCTCCCGCActagaagaaaggaagacagactGCTACCGGTACCCCAGGACAG GCAGCAAGAATCCCAAGATTGCCTTGAAGCTGGCCGAGTTTCAGACTGATAGTCAGGGCAAG ATCGTGGCGACGCGAGAGAAGGAGCTGGTGCAGCCCTTCAGCGTGCTCTTCCCCAAGGTGGAGTACATCGCCAGGGCCGGGTGGACCCGGGACGGCAAGTA TGCCTGGGCTATGTTCCTGGACCGGCCCCAGCAGCGGCTCCAGCTCGTCCTACTGCCTCCAGCCCTGTTCATCCCCACCACCGAGAACGAGGAGGAGCGGGTGGCCTTTGCCAGAGCAGTGCCCAGGAACATCCAGCCGCACGTAGTGTACGAGGAGGTCACCGATGTGTGGATCAAC GTGCACGACATCTTCTATCCCTTCCcccagtcagagggagaggatgagCTCTGCTTCATCCGTGCCAACGAGTGCAAGACTGGCTTCTGCCACTTGTACAAGGTCACCGCCATCTTAAAGCCCAGTGGCTACGACTGGAGTGAGCCTCTCAGCCCTGGGGAAG ATGAATTTAAATGCCCCATCAAGGAGGAGATCGCGCTGACTAGCGGTGAATGGGAGGTTTTGGCAAGGCACGGCTCCAAG ATCTGGGTCAACGAGGAGACGAAGCTGGTGTACTTCCAAGGTACAAAGGACACGCCCCTGGAGCACCACCTCTACGTGGTCAGCTATGAGTCGGCAGGCGAGATCGTGCGCCTTACCACACCCGGCTTCTCCCACAGCTGCTCCATGAGCCAG AATTTCGACATGTTCATCAGCCACTACAGCAGCGTGGGCACACCACCCTGCGTGCACGTCTATAAGCTGAGCGGCCCTGATGATGACCCTCTGCACAAGCAGCCCCGCTTCTGGGCCAGCATGATGGAGGCGGCCA GCTGCCCCCCGGATTATGTGCCCCCGGAAATCTTCCATTTCCACACGCGGTCAGACGTGCGGCTCTACGGCATGATCTACAAGCCCCACGCTGTGCAGCCAGGAAAGAAGCACCCCACTGTCCTCTTTGTGTATGGAGGCCCCCAG GTGCAGCTGGTGAATAACTCCTTCAAAGGAATCAAGTATTTGCGGCTCAACACGCTGGCGTCCCTGGGCTATGCCGTGGTCGTGATCGATGGCAGGGGCTCGTGTCAGCGAGGGCTTCGGTTCGAAGGGGCCCTGAAAAACCAAATG GGCCAGGTGGAGATCGAGGACCAGGTGGAGGGCTTGCAGTTTGTGGCCGAGAAGTATGGCTTCATCGACCTGAGCCGAGTTGCCATCCATGGGTGGTCGTACGGAGGCTTCCTCTCGCTCATGGGGCTGATCCATAAGCCCCAAGTGTTCAAG CAGCCCCATGGGGCCGAGCCCCCCTCCTCATTGCCCGCCACTGCTGACCCCAGGATGGCATCCGGCTGCACAAAACCCCGCCAGCAGCTCTCTGTGGGAGGCTGA
- the DPP9 gene encoding dipeptidyl peptidase 9 isoform X4 produces MATGAPVSDRGDTVEMEDPASRFQVQKHSWDGLRNIIHGSRKNSGLIVNKAPHDFQFVQKTDESSPHSHRLYYLGMPYGSRENSLLYSEIPRKVRKEALLLLSWKQMLDHFQATPHHGVYSREEELLRERKRLGVFGITSYDFHSESGLFLFQASNSLFHCRDGGKNGFMVSPMKPLEIKTQCTGPRMDPKICLADPAFFSFINSNDLWVANIETGEERRLTFCHRGSPSVLDDPRSAGVATFVIQEEFDRFTGYWWCPAASWEGPEGCKTLRILYEEVDESEVEIIHVPSPALEERKTDCYRYPRTGSKNPKIALKLAEFQTDSQGKIVATREKELVQPFSVLFPKVEYIARAGWTRDGKYAWAMFLDRPQQRLQLVLLPPALFIPTTENEEERVAFARAVPRNIQPHVVYEEVTDVWINVHDIFYPFPQSEGEDELCFIRANECKTGFCHLYKVTAILKPSGYDWSEPLSPGEDEFKCPIKEEIALTSGEWEVLARHGSKIWVNEETKLVYFQGTKDTPLEHHLYVVSYESAGEIVRLTTPGFSHSCSMSQNFDMFISHYSSVGTPPCVHVYKLSGPDDDPLHKQPRFWASMMEAASCPPDYVPPEIFHFHTRSDVRLYGMIYKPHAVQPGKKHPTVLFVYGGPQVQLVNNSFKGIKYLRLNTLASLGYAVVVIDGRGSCQRGLRFEGALKNQMGQVEIEDQVEGLQFVAEKYGFIDLSRVAIHGWSYGGFLSLMGLIHKPQVFKVAIAGAPVTVWMAYDTGYTERYMDVPENNQLGYEAGSVALHVEKLPNEPNRLLILHGFLDENVHFFHTNFLVSQLIRAGKPYQLQIYPNERHSIRCPESGEHYEVTLLHFLQEYL; encoded by the exons ATGGCTACAGGGGCACCAGTGTCCGACCGGGGTGACACCGTCGAGATGGAGGACCCGGCATCCCGCTTCCAGGTGCAGAAGCACTCGTGGGACGGGCTCCGGAACATCATCCACGGCAGCCGCAAGAACTCAGGCCTGATTGTCAACAAGGCTCCACACGACTTCCAGTTTGTGCAGAAGACGGACGAGTCGAGCCCCCACTCCCACCGCCTCTACTACCTGG GGATGCCTTATGGCAGCCGCGAGAACTCCCTCCTCTACTCGGAGATTCCCAGGAAGGTCCGGAAAGAGGCCCTGCTGCTCCTGTCCTGGAAGCAGATGCTGGATCACTTCCAG GCCACTCCCCACCATGGGGTCTACTCCCGGGAAGAGGAGCTCCTTCGGGAGCGGAAACGCTTGGGGGTCTTCGGCATCACCTCCTATGACTTCCACAGCGAGAGCGGGCTCTTCCTCTTCCAGGCCAGCAATAGCCTCTTCCACTGTCGCGATGGGGGCAAGAATGGCTTCATG gtgtcccccatgaAACCCCTGGAGATCAAGACCCAGTGCACCGGGCCCCGGATGGACCCCAAGATCTGCCTTGCCGACCCTGCCTTCTTCTCCTTCATCAACAGCAATGACCTGTGGGTGGCCAACATCGAGACCGGCGAAGAGCGGCGGCTGACGTTTTGCCACAGAG GTTCACCCAGTGTCCTTGATGACCCCAGGTCTGCAGGCGTGGCCACCTTTGTCATCCAGGAGGAATTTGACCGCTTCACTGGCTACTGGTGGTGCCCTGCAGCCTCCTGGGAGG gtCCAGAAGGCTGTAAGACACTACGGATCCTGTATGAAGAGGTTGATGAGTCAGAGGTGGAGATCATTCACGTGCCCTCTCCCGCActagaagaaaggaagacagactGCTACCGGTACCCCAGGACAG GCAGCAAGAATCCCAAGATTGCCTTGAAGCTGGCCGAGTTTCAGACTGATAGTCAGGGCAAG ATCGTGGCGACGCGAGAGAAGGAGCTGGTGCAGCCCTTCAGCGTGCTCTTCCCCAAGGTGGAGTACATCGCCAGGGCCGGGTGGACCCGGGACGGCAAGTA TGCCTGGGCTATGTTCCTGGACCGGCCCCAGCAGCGGCTCCAGCTCGTCCTACTGCCTCCAGCCCTGTTCATCCCCACCACCGAGAACGAGGAGGAGCGGGTGGCCTTTGCCAGAGCAGTGCCCAGGAACATCCAGCCGCACGTAGTGTACGAGGAGGTCACCGATGTGTGGATCAAC GTGCACGACATCTTCTATCCCTTCCcccagtcagagggagaggatgagCTCTGCTTCATCCGTGCCAACGAGTGCAAGACTGGCTTCTGCCACTTGTACAAGGTCACCGCCATCTTAAAGCCCAGTGGCTACGACTGGAGTGAGCCTCTCAGCCCTGGGGAAG ATGAATTTAAATGCCCCATCAAGGAGGAGATCGCGCTGACTAGCGGTGAATGGGAGGTTTTGGCAAGGCACGGCTCCAAG ATCTGGGTCAACGAGGAGACGAAGCTGGTGTACTTCCAAGGTACAAAGGACACGCCCCTGGAGCACCACCTCTACGTGGTCAGCTATGAGTCGGCAGGCGAGATCGTGCGCCTTACCACACCCGGCTTCTCCCACAGCTGCTCCATGAGCCAG AATTTCGACATGTTCATCAGCCACTACAGCAGCGTGGGCACACCACCCTGCGTGCACGTCTATAAGCTGAGCGGCCCTGATGATGACCCTCTGCACAAGCAGCCCCGCTTCTGGGCCAGCATGATGGAGGCGGCCA GCTGCCCCCCGGATTATGTGCCCCCGGAAATCTTCCATTTCCACACGCGGTCAGACGTGCGGCTCTACGGCATGATCTACAAGCCCCACGCTGTGCAGCCAGGAAAGAAGCACCCCACTGTCCTCTTTGTGTATGGAGGCCCCCAG GTGCAGCTGGTGAATAACTCCTTCAAAGGAATCAAGTATTTGCGGCTCAACACGCTGGCGTCCCTGGGCTATGCCGTGGTCGTGATCGATGGCAGGGGCTCGTGTCAGCGAGGGCTTCGGTTCGAAGGGGCCCTGAAAAACCAAATG GGCCAGGTGGAGATCGAGGACCAGGTGGAGGGCTTGCAGTTTGTGGCCGAGAAGTATGGCTTCATCGACCTGAGCCGAGTTGCCATCCATGGGTGGTCGTACGGAGGCTTCCTCTCGCTCATGGGGCTGATCCATAAGCCCCAAGTGTTCAAG GTGGCCATCGCGGGCGCCCCGGTCACAGTCTGGATGGCCTACGACACAGGGTACACTGAGCGCTACATGGATGTCCCGGAGAACAACCAGCTTGGCTACGAGGCGGGTTCTGTAGCTCTGCACGTGGAGAAGCTGCCCAATGA GCCCAACCGCCTGCTCATCCTGCACGGCTTCCTGGATGAGAACGTGCACTTTTTCCACACAAACTTTCTTGTCTCCCAGCTGATCCGAGCAGGAAAACCTTACCAGCTCCAG ATCTACCCCAACGAGAGACACAGTATCCGCTGCCCCGAGTCCGGCGAGCACTATGAAGTCACACTGCTGCACTTTCTACAGGAATACCTCTGA